A genomic segment from Pseudoduganella chitinolytica encodes:
- a CDS encoding XapX domain-containing protein, with protein sequence MVRILAGLALSFVVGLACRRFDIPAASPPVLSGALLVFMMSSGYWLVDRFVARRAARHRRHCGGHALDGAAPEVPR encoded by the coding sequence ATGGTGAGGATTTTGGCCGGACTGGCCCTGTCGTTCGTCGTCGGGCTGGCGTGCCGCCGCTTCGATATCCCGGCCGCGTCGCCGCCCGTGCTGTCCGGCGCGCTGCTGGTGTTCATGATGAGCAGCGGCTACTGGCTGGTGGACCGCTTTGTCGCCCGCCGCGCCGCCCGCCACCGCCGGCATTGTGGCGGCCACGCGCTCGATGGCGCGGCGCCGGAGGTTCCGCGATGA
- a CDS encoding DUF1427 family protein codes for MSALIVGALLGLAIGAVCRACDIPSPAPPTPIGALLVVAMTSGYVVGGWF; via the coding sequence ATGAGCGCGCTGATCGTCGGCGCGCTGCTGGGTCTCGCCATCGGTGCCGTTTGCCGTGCCTGCGACATCCCGTCGCCCGCGCCGCCCACGCCCATCGGCGCGCTGCTGGTCGTGGCGATGACGTCCGGGTATGTCGTCGGCGGGTGGTTCTAG
- the miaA gene encoding tRNA (adenosine(37)-N6)-dimethylallyltransferase MiaA, whose translation MNHPAQRPRAVAIMGPTASGKTAAALAIAARVPAEIISVDSALVYRGMDVGTAKPTPEELASVPHHLIDIIDPLDSYSVAQFRSATLRLVDEIHGRGKLPLLVGGTMLYFKGLTDGLDDLPGADPAVRAELEDEAARLGWPALHARLATLDPETAARLKPNDAQRIQRALEIIRLSGKPMSALLAQRAPEALPFELTSFALEPSDRAVLHERIARRFDQMLAGGALLDEVEQLRRRGDLHPGLPSMRCVGYRQAWEYLDGRIDHQALRETGIIATRQLAKRQLTWLRSMPERIVIDCLAPDATAQLLARLA comes from the coding sequence ATGAATCATCCTGCACAGCGGCCGCGCGCGGTCGCCATCATGGGTCCGACCGCGTCGGGCAAGACCGCCGCCGCGCTGGCGATTGCCGCCCGCGTGCCGGCCGAGATCATCTCCGTCGATTCGGCCCTGGTCTACCGGGGCATGGACGTGGGCACCGCCAAGCCCACGCCCGAGGAGCTGGCCAGCGTGCCGCACCACCTGATCGACATCATCGACCCGCTCGACAGCTACAGCGTGGCGCAGTTCCGCAGCGCGACGCTGCGCCTCGTCGACGAGATCCACGGGCGCGGCAAGCTGCCGCTGCTGGTCGGCGGCACGATGTTGTACTTCAAGGGCCTGACGGATGGCCTCGACGACCTGCCGGGCGCCGATCCTGCCGTGCGCGCCGAGCTGGAAGACGAGGCGGCGCGCCTGGGCTGGCCGGCGCTGCACGCGCGCCTGGCCACGCTCGATCCGGAAACCGCCGCGCGCCTGAAGCCCAACGATGCCCAACGCATCCAGCGTGCGCTGGAGATCATCCGCCTGTCCGGCAAGCCGATGTCCGCCCTGCTGGCCCAGCGCGCGCCCGAGGCGCTGCCGTTCGAGCTGACCTCGTTCGCGCTGGAGCCGTCCGATCGCGCCGTGCTGCACGAGCGGATCGCGCGCCGCTTCGACCAGATGCTGGCGGGCGGCGCGCTGCTGGACGAGGTCGAACAGCTGCGCCGGCGCGGCGACCTGCATCCCGGCCTGCCGTCGATGCGCTGCGTGGGTTACCGCCAGGCGTGGGAATACCTGGACGGACGCATCGACCACCAGGCGCTGCGCGAGACCGGCATCATCGCCACGCGCCAGCTCGCCAAGCGCCAGCTGACGTGGCTGCGCTCGATGCCGGAACGGATCGTCATCGACTGCCTGGCCCCCGACGCGACGGCCCAACTGCTGGCGCGGCTGGCGTGA